From Mucilaginibacter gotjawali:
TAATCTGCCGGTTTTTTGCCTCAAGGATAATGAAAACGAACATGTTAATTATTTCACCGGGGCAACAAACAATTTGTTTATAGTTTGTGGCGGTGATTTTAGTAGCAGCGTTAAATTTAAAAACCCCAGGCTTACCTCCATTTTAACACAATGGGCAGCTAACGAAAACAATAGTTCAGTAACAACTTTACACCTTTATATCAAAAAGGACAGGTTTTTGGGTAATCCGCAAATTGAGGATGTTATAGATTCAAGAGTTATTACTTCGAACAAATTGGATAATGACTACTACGAATTTGATATCAGGAAAAAGAGTAATACGCTTGGGATGTTAGAAGTTAAATTCAAAGAATAGCAACATTTTAAATAATCTGCCAAAGGTTAAGCCTGGCGGATATTGATTTGCTTATTGCTATAATTTTAATTCAGCAACCATATATCAGTTGTAATTTGATTGGCAGCAACCATTACAATATCGCGTATGGTCTACAATTTACCCCGGCCGCTAAAACTTACCTGGTTTATTTATTTGGATAAACCCAGGGCGCTCATAATATTAAACCCGAGCCGCTTTTTAACATATCCTACAGCCATCAGATTTGAGATGGCTACAACTATAGCTGTCGCCATGGCGGAACCCACGGCACCAAATAGCGGATTGAGAATAAATGCTAATACGATAGCCAAAATACCGTTTATAACGTTGATAGTTAGCATATCCTTTTCATTCCCACTCATCATTAATAAATAGGCAACTGACCCTGTAATTACGTTTATATACTGCCCTACAGCCAAGATTCTTAATAGCCAGATCCCCTGGCTAAAATCCTTTCCGAATAATGACATAATAAACCCGGGGAAAATCCATATAAAAATAACAACTGGTGTGCCAACAAGTGTCATAACCCAGGTTGTATTTCGTGCATACCGTCTTAATTCATCCATTTTCCCCTGGTTATACATTGCGGCAAACCTGGGCGCACTTACGTAATTAATTGCCGTCATAATAAAAGTAATTAAAACTGTAGTGTTACGCGCCACGGCAAGCTGGGCAAGTTCAGCCGGAGAATTGTAAATACCTGCGACAAATTGTCCTCCCCACATAATTACCTGCTGCATAATCGATCCAAGCCAAAGCGGTAAGCAACTTGCCCATAGCAATTTAAAATCGTAATTATTACTTTCACCGGCAGGAACGCTCTTATACCACCAAAAGTATGCAAGTGCTACCGTTAAAATACTGGTAATTGTATAAAACATTGAAGCAATTGTGCTGTTTTTTGGCGAAAAAATAAACATTAGAATCATCAGGAGCAGCGGCGAGGCAATTTTCAATACTGTAACTGAAAACAAGACCTTTCTTCTGCCCTGCAGGGCCATCGCCAGGATATTATATACGGCAAAAAAGGGCATTGAAACAGAAATCCAAAAAAGCGGCCAGGTAAGTTTCTCTTTATGAAATAAGTGGATAGATAATGTTTTAGAACATACACAAAAAATCACAGCTATTATTGATGTAAAAATCCAAATTCTTTTCAAAATGCTTTTCATCAATCCATGCACATCATCCCACTCCTCTTTGGCGCTATGCACACTTACAAATTTAAGTACAGCATTATCAGCACCTATGCGCCCAATCATTGTTACAATTGTTGAAACCGTTATGGCGAGGAAAAAATATCCGGCCTCCTCGGCACCTAAGTAGCGGGCTACTATTATATTCATAATGAAGGCAGCTATGGCCCCCCCTCCTCTTGCAAATAGCGCAACAATTGAGTGTATAATAAGTTCCTTATTCGCTTCGTTCTTTTTGAAATTTAATATTTTTTTGTACATGAACTACTTTTGTAAACTTTTAAACGAATGCCATTTCAATTTTCAATAGCAACCTACCCATGCTTAATTGTTTTGACAGACTATTTTTTAACTACCCAAAAAATAGCGATAGATATTGCCGCTTTAAACGTTGTTTTTCAAGCATGGATTATAATGATCCAGCCATTAAACTAAAAATTCAATTTTCTTCAGCGAGCGAATACAAGCCTGAATTAAAAAGCTGTTTCAAATTTAGTTTTAGGCCAGCTGAACCAATTCCTTTCTTACCTGAAATACTGACGTTAACCAATTAAATTACTGAATTACCTGCAAGAGATTTAATACAAACAATGAGGCCTTGCTTCTGCCTGCCTGCATCAACATTGTTAACGCCCCGTTAATAACAACTTACAGGATATCATATTTCATACCCCAATTTCAACATTGACGAATAAAAAAGTTTATTTAATGCATCAATAGTTTCCGGTTTTAA
This genomic window contains:
- a CDS encoding flippase, whose amino-acid sequence is MYKKILNFKKNEANKELIIHSIVALFARGGGAIAAFIMNIIVARYLGAEEAGYFFLAITVSTIVTMIGRIGADNAVLKFVSVHSAKEEWDDVHGLMKSILKRIWIFTSIIAVIFCVCSKTLSIHLFHKEKLTWPLFWISVSMPFFAVYNILAMALQGRRKVLFSVTVLKIASPLLLMILMFIFSPKNSTIASMFYTITSILTVALAYFWWYKSVPAGESNNYDFKLLWASCLPLWLGSIMQQVIMWGGQFVAGIYNSPAELAQLAVARNTTVLITFIMTAINYVSAPRFAAMYNQGKMDELRRYARNTTWVMTLVGTPVVIFIWIFPGFIMSLFGKDFSQGIWLLRILAVGQYINVITGSVAYLLMMSGNEKDMLTINVINGILAIVLAFILNPLFGAVGSAMATAIVVAISNLMAVGYVKKRLGFNIMSALGLSK